The Desulfosporosinus acidiphilus SJ4 genome has a window encoding:
- a CDS encoding (Fe-S)-binding protein, whose product MGVLTEVYEMLNTCNKCGGCHTACKTYKLTGAEEMSTRGRIQLIKAVADGKLEPNEEYEDAIMSCLLCGECAVTCPNGVHGNELVMAARRDLKLRKGIKPFAKSFALNTLASSKRLGMGFRLFGGMGKSVLNKIDGMDYFRGIDIRNFPTAKKPFLEQVPEKITVQHPKHKVGFYVGCFLNYSLDQTAHSVVKVLTKNDCDVIIPKDQVCCGLPQYCYGDFETAKRNARKTIDTFLDKYKDVEVVLSACASCASMLKHDYLKLFADEPSYLPKVERFCEKVVEFSEYMAKIGVDQSKLHNSSPLTVTYHDPCHMVRGLKVTKQPRQLLQMVPRVEYKEMFEANRCCGAAGLVQAFYHEVSTDITDQKTQNIKDTNADLVATSCPACMLRLQGGINKAGQKQKVVHVADLMANAYED is encoded by the coding sequence GTGGGGGTTTTGACAGAAGTATACGAGATGTTAAACACATGTAACAAGTGTGGTGGATGCCATACAGCTTGTAAGACCTACAAATTGACTGGGGCAGAGGAAATGTCTACACGTGGAAGAATTCAGCTCATTAAAGCTGTCGCCGATGGAAAGTTAGAACCTAATGAAGAGTACGAAGATGCAATTATGAGCTGTCTGTTGTGTGGAGAATGTGCAGTTACCTGCCCAAATGGTGTACATGGCAATGAACTTGTCATGGCTGCGCGGCGAGATCTAAAACTCAGAAAAGGAATTAAGCCATTTGCTAAATCGTTTGCTTTAAACACCTTAGCGAGTTCGAAGAGGTTGGGTATGGGATTCAGGCTTTTCGGAGGAATGGGCAAAAGTGTCTTGAATAAAATTGATGGAATGGACTATTTTCGTGGTATTGATATTCGGAACTTCCCTACAGCCAAAAAACCATTTTTGGAACAGGTCCCGGAGAAGATTACGGTGCAGCATCCGAAGCATAAAGTCGGGTTTTATGTTGGCTGTTTTCTCAATTACTCCTTAGATCAAACTGCTCATTCTGTTGTTAAAGTCTTAACCAAGAATGACTGTGACGTTATTATTCCGAAAGATCAAGTGTGCTGCGGTCTTCCGCAATATTGCTATGGCGACTTCGAAACTGCAAAACGTAACGCCCGCAAAACGATAGATACCTTTTTAGATAAATATAAAGATGTGGAAGTTGTTCTCTCCGCTTGTGCGTCCTGTGCCTCGATGCTTAAACATGATTATTTAAAACTCTTTGCTGATGAGCCTTCATACCTTCCAAAAGTTGAACGATTTTGTGAAAAAGTGGTTGAATTCTCGGAATACATGGCAAAGATTGGCGTTGATCAGAGCAAACTTCATAATTCAAGCCCGCTGACAGTTACCTATCATGATCCTTGTCACATGGTTCGGGGTCTAAAGGTAACGAAGCAGCCCCGGCAATTATTGCAAATGGTTCCTAGGGTTGAATATAAGGAGATGTTTGAAGCCAACCGCTGCTGCGGGGCAGCCGGTTTAGTGCAGGCCTTTTATCATGAGGTATCAACCGATATCACGGATCAGAAGACACAAAACATCAAGGATACCAATGCCGATTTAGTGGCTACAAGCTGTCCGGCTTGTATGTTGAGACTCCAGGGCGGCATCAACAAAGCAGGTCAAAAACAAAAGGTTGTGCATGTTGCTGATTTAATGGCTAACGCCTATGAAGATTAG
- a CDS encoding AAA family ATPase: MRPIKLKIAGLNSFREVQEIDFTKLCETGVFGIFGSTGSGKSTILDAMTLALYGTVERAANNTQGILNHGEEKLTVEYTFALAAGGRRITYRAERAYRRSGDRTVKSSACRLVKIEGDQESVLASKADEMTQKVEEMLGLTVEDFTRAVVLPQGKFAEFLTIKPKDRRLMLERLFSLEAYGRNLTARLSEDLEDTRFHLNGVEQRLQGLGDASAKQVNLAEKELLDAAMASEKTLGNLNYLKQEFEKAKELWGLQEQLHKVQEKETQRSASQPEMDKLAERLSLAERAEILRPILEDLNLAEIKLQEAQEQKETIGSRLEKAREKKDRAEGQWLEINRQRLEKEPNFLRQLEQLEQAKRLETDIQSRSLKLTETRQHYSELDRTRKRLEQALQEALEKKKVLENRWQEGKIRLNQITVDPAQREKVSSSIQALEAYEIVSKQVNDLQRDYKKNEAEAKSVQDREATLKLNVKTLQEAVEKLKETLAKRQQDPSLREEILSRQAQELERYRHRIADIERAEREELEVRERLKVISLECQQAREVLGRYEQEHAFVCQEIQKVRESLERKKSLVADLDQKNTARMLAESLVEGESCPVCGSVHHPAPASKFEDGIREEANKDLEQTGSHLQTLEKQEAESATRRAVAQTQLAAKQELEQTQSQLLTDKQAKVVEYREELLLDDKDLVMEELTRSLGMREENLQIQRRQFDEWNREQEQLKLQLEKAQHELNMAEEAWHKLGAQVAAITGMGSEIQNRLSYFLQEQSERQKRLDNLRGDISPSEIRVLQNQYSLWDQAAGSLNQELANLEKEQRKTDEDQQKFLHEKNACELELEKLKTLGSEAARTLTELKMQCDNLTEGKPAQERIEMVKQELDQIVTAEERLKKDYELLKEALTQAEQSLAVSRKTLELAREGVDSIRLKLVQGLNTSRFSTVEDARKALCDPGDRISMEQRLSAFQQEGKLLEQKRGDIERLLQGRGLPPEEWLAWSVRLNDAEKVHTEAIEKRGASLQRLNKLKEEHEEWVRLEDERQTLGHRMGLLKTLQTVFKGNGFVEFLAQEQLANVCCDASERLKQLTNQRYALEIDTEGGFIMRDDANGGVRRPVNSLSGGETFLTALALALALSTQIQLRGESPLEFFFLDEGFGTLDTHLLETVMNTLEKLRFQNIAIGIISHVPELRNRLARRLIVTPAEAGGVGSRVKMEME, translated from the coding sequence ATGAGACCTATTAAATTAAAGATTGCCGGTTTAAATAGCTTTCGTGAGGTTCAGGAGATTGATTTTACGAAGTTATGTGAGACAGGAGTGTTCGGTATTTTTGGCTCAACGGGGAGCGGAAAATCAACAATCCTGGACGCCATGACCCTTGCCCTCTACGGCACTGTGGAGCGAGCGGCGAATAACACTCAAGGGATACTCAATCATGGTGAAGAAAAACTGACCGTAGAATATACATTTGCTTTAGCAGCAGGCGGCCGGAGAATCACTTATCGCGCAGAGCGTGCTTATCGTCGCTCGGGAGATCGTACCGTTAAATCTTCCGCTTGCAGATTAGTTAAAATCGAAGGGGATCAGGAATCAGTCCTGGCATCTAAGGCAGATGAGATGACCCAAAAAGTCGAAGAAATGCTGGGTTTAACCGTAGAAGATTTTACTCGGGCGGTTGTTCTGCCCCAGGGCAAATTTGCCGAATTTCTAACGATAAAACCCAAAGACCGACGTTTAATGCTGGAACGCTTGTTTTCACTAGAGGCCTATGGACGGAACTTGACAGCTCGCCTTTCCGAAGACCTTGAGGACACTCGTTTCCACCTTAATGGTGTGGAGCAGCGGCTGCAAGGGTTGGGAGATGCCTCAGCGAAACAAGTTAATCTAGCTGAGAAGGAGCTTTTGGATGCTGCGATGGCTTCGGAGAAGACTCTCGGCAACTTGAACTATCTAAAGCAAGAGTTCGAAAAGGCTAAGGAACTATGGGGTCTGCAAGAACAGCTGCATAAGGTTCAAGAAAAGGAAACTCAACGGTCTGCATCGCAACCAGAAATGGACAAACTTGCGGAACGCCTCAGCTTAGCAGAACGTGCGGAAATTCTGCGCCCAATTTTAGAAGATCTAAACCTGGCCGAAATAAAACTACAAGAAGCCCAAGAACAAAAAGAAACGATAGGAAGCAGACTTGAGAAAGCAAGAGAAAAAAAGGACCGCGCTGAGGGACAGTGGCTGGAAATCAACAGGCAGCGACTGGAGAAAGAACCAAACTTTCTTCGTCAATTAGAGCAATTAGAACAAGCAAAACGCCTGGAAACAGATATTCAAAGCCGCAGTTTAAAATTAACAGAGACAAGGCAACACTATAGTGAACTTGATCGGACACGTAAAAGACTGGAACAAGCTCTTCAGGAAGCTCTAGAAAAGAAAAAGGTCTTAGAAAACCGTTGGCAAGAGGGAAAGATCCGTTTAAATCAAATAACCGTTGATCCAGCTCAGCGTGAGAAAGTTAGTTCTTCTATCCAAGCGTTAGAAGCTTATGAGATAGTCTCTAAACAAGTGAATGACTTACAAAGAGACTATAAGAAAAATGAGGCGGAAGCAAAGTCTGTCCAAGACAGGGAAGCAACTCTGAAACTGAATGTCAAAACACTTCAGGAAGCTGTGGAAAAGCTTAAAGAAACTCTGGCCAAACGGCAGCAAGATCCTTCGTTGAGGGAAGAGATTCTCAGCAGGCAGGCTCAGGAGTTAGAACGCTACCGCCATAGGATTGCTGACATCGAAAGAGCAGAACGGGAGGAACTTGAGGTACGGGAGCGTTTAAAGGTTATCTCTCTGGAGTGCCAACAAGCCCGGGAAGTTTTGGGCCGTTACGAACAGGAACATGCATTCGTATGTCAGGAAATTCAAAAGGTTAGAGAGTCTCTTGAGCGAAAGAAAAGTCTGGTGGCAGATCTGGATCAGAAAAATACTGCCCGGATGCTTGCCGAGTCATTGGTAGAAGGAGAGTCTTGTCCCGTCTGCGGTTCCGTTCATCACCCTGCCCCAGCCTCCAAGTTCGAGGATGGGATTAGGGAAGAAGCTAATAAGGATCTTGAGCAAACCGGCAGCCATCTGCAAACTCTTGAAAAGCAGGAAGCAGAGAGCGCAACAAGGCGGGCGGTTGCACAAACTCAGTTAGCTGCTAAACAGGAACTTGAACAGACCCAGTCACAGCTCTTGACAGACAAACAAGCAAAGGTTGTTGAATATCGCGAAGAACTATTATTAGATGATAAGGACTTGGTGATGGAAGAATTAACCCGATCTTTGGGAATGCGGGAGGAGAATTTACAGATCCAGCGCCGGCAATTTGACGAATGGAATCGAGAACAAGAGCAGTTGAAGCTTCAGTTAGAGAAGGCCCAGCATGAACTTAACATGGCAGAAGAAGCGTGGCATAAGCTTGGGGCACAAGTCGCTGCAATCACAGGTATGGGTTCGGAGATCCAAAATAGGCTTAGCTATTTTTTGCAAGAACAGTCGGAACGGCAAAAGAGATTAGACAACTTGCGGGGGGATATCTCTCCGTCGGAGATTCGAGTCTTACAAAACCAATATTCTCTTTGGGATCAAGCCGCCGGAAGCTTAAACCAAGAGTTAGCTAATCTTGAAAAAGAGCAGAGAAAAACAGATGAAGATCAGCAGAAATTTCTCCACGAGAAGAATGCTTGTGAGCTTGAGCTTGAGAAATTAAAAACCTTGGGCAGTGAAGCAGCTCGTACCTTGACAGAGCTTAAAATGCAGTGTGACAATTTAACAGAAGGCAAACCTGCTCAGGAACGAATAGAGATGGTAAAGCAGGAGTTAGACCAAATTGTCACAGCAGAGGAACGGCTTAAGAAGGATTACGAACTGTTGAAAGAAGCTTTAACTCAGGCGGAGCAAAGCTTAGCAGTAAGTAGAAAGACGTTGGAACTTGCCCGCGAGGGGGTGGATTCAATCCGGCTTAAGTTAGTGCAGGGCCTTAATACATCACGTTTTTCAACAGTAGAAGACGCAAGAAAAGCCCTTTGCGATCCCGGAGATCGTATAAGCATGGAGCAGAGACTCTCTGCGTTTCAGCAGGAGGGCAAACTCCTTGAACAAAAGCGAGGGGATATTGAACGACTGCTTCAGGGGCGAGGTCTCCCGCCGGAAGAATGGCTGGCTTGGTCGGTGAGGTTAAACGATGCAGAAAAGGTCCATACGGAAGCCATTGAGAAGCGGGGTGCCAGCCTGCAGAGACTGAATAAGCTTAAAGAGGAACATGAAGAATGGGTACGTTTGGAAGATGAACGACAAACTTTAGGCCATCGAATGGGCTTACTTAAAACGTTGCAAACGGTGTTTAAAGGCAATGGGTTTGTGGAGTTTCTAGCCCAGGAACAGCTGGCAAATGTCTGCTGCGATGCTTCAGAACGCTTGAAACAACTGACAAATCAGCGTTATGCTTTGGAGATAGATACGGAGGGCGGTTTTATCATGCGGGATGATGCCAATGGGGGAGTACGCCGTCCGGTAAACAGCCTTTCAGGTGGAGAAACGTTTCTCACAGCCCTTGCGCTGGCGTTAGCTTTATCTACCCAAATCCAGCTGCGCGGGGAATCCCCCCTGGAATTCTTCTTTTTGGATGAAGGATTTGGAACTCTTGATACTCATTTGCTGGAGACCGTGATGAATACGCTGGAAAAACTGCGCTTTCAAAATATAGCGATTGGAATAATAAGTCATGTTCCCGAGCTGAGAAATCGTCTAGCCAGACGCCTTATTGTCACACCTGCAGAAGCAGGCGGAGTTGGCAGTAGAGTTAAGATGGAAATGGAGTAA
- a CDS encoding uracil-DNA glycosylase gives MAVQADWKRLLEDEIHKDYYLKLLEWVKDEYRSKRIFPKKEDVFNALVYTSYENTKVVILGQDPYPNIGQGMGLSFSVNIGVPFPKSLQNIFAELQSDLGCSIPRHGSLKKWAEQGVLLLNTALTVEEGKPNSHQNKGWEIFTDRIISLVNEKPEPVVFILWGNNARSKKTIITNPQHLIIESAHPSPLSASRGFFGSKPFSRTNAFLTSKGRDPIDWQID, from the coding sequence ATGGCAGTTCAAGCAGATTGGAAACGGCTACTTGAGGATGAAATACATAAGGACTATTATCTTAAATTATTGGAGTGGGTCAAGGATGAGTATCGCAGCAAACGAATTTTTCCTAAGAAGGAAGATGTTTTTAACGCTTTGGTCTATACATCCTATGAGAACACTAAGGTAGTGATTTTAGGACAAGACCCCTATCCCAATATTGGACAGGGAATGGGACTTAGTTTTTCTGTTAATATTGGGGTACCTTTCCCCAAATCCCTGCAAAACATCTTTGCCGAGCTCCAATCCGACCTAGGCTGTTCTATACCCCGTCATGGCTCTCTGAAGAAATGGGCAGAACAGGGTGTTTTGCTCCTCAATACGGCGCTCACCGTAGAAGAAGGAAAACCAAATTCCCACCAAAACAAAGGCTGGGAAATATTCACCGACCGAATCATTTCTCTAGTCAACGAAAAGCCAGAACCTGTTGTTTTTATCCTTTGGGGCAACAATGCACGCTCCAAGAAAACTATTATAACGAATCCCCAGCATCTAATTATTGAATCCGCTCATCCCAGCCCATTATCGGCCAGCAGAGGTTTCTTCGGCAGCAAGCCTTTTTCGCGAACTAATGCTTTCTTAACTTCTAAGGGCAGGGATCCGATTGACTGGCAAATTGATTAG
- a CDS encoding chromate transporter, which produces MATLIDLFLVFLKIGAVSFGGGYAMIPFFETEMVSHHWVSLADYVKVIAIAQVVPGPFAVDSSSYIGFKVAGIVGALIATIALCIPSFVASVIITKFYTQFKANRYVNALLKGVRPAVLGLLLSAAYIIGLKPLYQVTHTFMSITMLKAIIMTLAGYFVLNQKKVKVGTFTFIAATAVVGILLF; this is translated from the coding sequence ATGGCAACGCTCATTGATTTGTTTCTTGTATTTCTGAAGATTGGAGCCGTTAGCTTTGGCGGCGGCTATGCCATGATTCCCTTTTTTGAGACAGAAATGGTCTCCCATCATTGGGTATCATTAGCTGATTATGTAAAGGTTATTGCAATTGCGCAAGTCGTACCGGGACCTTTCGCCGTGGATTCATCTTCTTATATTGGTTTTAAAGTAGCGGGTATCGTTGGCGCTTTGATTGCGACGATTGCCCTTTGTATTCCCTCATTCGTTGCTTCGGTAATTATTACTAAGTTTTATACCCAGTTCAAAGCCAACCGATATGTCAATGCTCTTTTGAAGGGGGTTAGACCTGCTGTTCTTGGCTTGCTCCTCAGTGCTGCTTACATCATTGGCCTAAAGCCTTTATACCAAGTCACTCATACCTTTATGTCAATAACAATGCTGAAAGCTATTATTATGACACTTGCGGGATACTTTGTGCTCAACCAGAAAAAGGTTAAGGTTGGGACATTCACGTTTATCGCTGCAACTGCAGTCGTTGGCATTTTATTATTTTAA
- a CDS encoding class I SAM-dependent methyltransferase yields MAHKFNPANKKKLDDPWRRQNLPPISTLQELGLSPDDTVADIGCGIGYFTIPAAEFIASSNSTFALDTSEEMLAEVEKRSGAAGVLNIVLVKTEEYDLKLPNESVSFAILVNVLHEIDNKIQFLEEINRIVKTGGKIALIDWEKKKTEMGPPLDHRLSSEDVKGLLQRTGWELIKEVSLAEVFYGLVAVK; encoded by the coding sequence ATGGCTCATAAATTTAATCCGGCGAACAAAAAGAAACTCGATGATCCGTGGCGGCGGCAGAATCTCCCGCCTATCTCTACATTACAGGAGCTGGGTCTCAGTCCTGATGATACCGTCGCTGATATTGGGTGTGGGATCGGATATTTTACCATTCCGGCTGCCGAATTCATCGCATCATCGAACAGCACTTTTGCCTTGGATACTTCAGAAGAGATGCTGGCTGAAGTCGAAAAAAGGTCCGGTGCTGCCGGAGTATTAAATATCGTTTTAGTTAAGACTGAAGAATATGACTTGAAACTTCCCAATGAATCCGTAAGTTTTGCAATTCTCGTCAATGTGCTTCATGAGATTGACAACAAAATACAATTTCTTGAGGAAATCAATCGTATCGTTAAAACCGGAGGAAAAATAGCACTGATCGACTGGGAGAAAAAGAAAACGGAAATGGGTCCGCCTCTTGATCACCGATTAAGCAGTGAGGACGTTAAAGGTCTATTGCAAAGGACAGGATGGGAGCTTATAAAAGAGGTTTCCTTGGCAGAGGTATTTTATGGTTTAGTTGCTGTCAAATAA
- a CDS encoding IclR family transcriptional regulator translates to MTEKYVQTLERSLDVLEVLAHAEEPLGVTEIGNRIQLHKSTVHRILQTLCYRGYVERTKGNEHYQLGIKIVELGIRFFNDLEIRKVAGPVLNDLAKLLNEVVHLVLPDDGEIVYIDKAESSHVVSMHSKVGRRAPMHCTAVGKAILSTLPEEEVRHILEVKGMTRYTPNTIVDPEVLFKELKGIRESKISVEKEENEIGIICLGTPVFDYSGRAIGAISVSGPASRIQEKGIERIGQEMKKAGEEVSAKLGFNYFQKL, encoded by the coding sequence GTGACAGAAAAATATGTGCAAACTCTTGAACGTTCGTTGGATGTTTTGGAGGTTCTTGCTCATGCAGAAGAACCCTTAGGTGTGACGGAAATAGGAAATCGTATTCAATTGCATAAAAGCACCGTTCATCGAATTTTGCAGACCCTGTGTTATCGAGGTTACGTCGAGAGAACAAAAGGGAACGAACATTATCAATTAGGAATTAAAATAGTGGAACTGGGGATTCGCTTCTTCAATGATCTTGAAATTCGCAAAGTTGCGGGACCTGTTCTTAATGATTTAGCAAAATTATTGAATGAGGTTGTGCATCTAGTGCTGCCTGATGACGGTGAGATTGTATATATTGATAAGGCTGAAAGTTCCCATGTCGTGAGTATGCATTCTAAAGTGGGGCGAAGAGCTCCTATGCATTGTACTGCTGTGGGAAAGGCTATTCTTTCAACCCTGCCTGAGGAGGAAGTTCGGCATATTTTAGAGGTCAAAGGTATGACTCGTTATACGCCGAATACCATCGTTGACCCGGAGGTTTTGTTTAAGGAGCTTAAAGGTATCAGAGAAAGCAAAATTTCTGTGGAGAAAGAAGAAAATGAAATCGGAATCATTTGTTTGGGAACACCTGTTTTTGATTATTCGGGTCGTGCCATTGGCGCTATCAGCGTCTCCGGTCCTGCCAGCAGGATTCAGGAAAAGGGTATCGAGCGGATTGGCCAGGAAATGAAAAAAGCCGGGGAAGAAGTTTCTGCAAAATTAGGATTTAACTATTTCCAAAAACTATAA
- a CDS encoding chromate transporter: MGIYLEMFITFFKIGCLAFGGGYAVIAILQKEVVELKQWVTNDELTDIMAISQTLPGIIFVNSATMIGYRKKGLLGATVATITSCLPTFLLILLLTFVIWGVTDNPIVHKAFIGILLGVTALILNSVKKTWKTAVKHYSDVILALLSAALMLFTNINVVIVLLLLAALGFAKNIYFLKKEEGQHGNAH, encoded by the coding sequence ATGGGAATATATCTAGAGATGTTTATTACGTTCTTTAAAATCGGCTGTCTGGCCTTCGGCGGGGGTTATGCTGTAATAGCCATATTACAGAAAGAAGTGGTTGAATTAAAACAATGGGTCACGAATGATGAATTGACAGATATTATGGCTATTTCTCAGACTCTGCCGGGAATTATTTTTGTTAATTCAGCAACGATGATTGGCTATCGGAAGAAAGGGCTTTTAGGGGCAACCGTTGCCACCATCACATCCTGCCTTCCGACCTTCTTACTGATCCTGCTTCTGACCTTTGTAATTTGGGGAGTTACGGATAACCCTATCGTCCATAAAGCTTTTATAGGAATTCTTCTTGGCGTCACAGCTCTAATACTTAATTCAGTGAAGAAAACCTGGAAAACTGCAGTGAAACATTATTCAGATGTAATCTTGGCTCTTCTCTCTGCTGCTTTAATGCTCTTTACAAACATCAATGTTGTTATTGTTCTTTTGCTTTTAGCGGCTTTGGGCTTTGCCAAGAATATCTACTTTCTGAAAAAGGAGGAGGGGCAGCATGGCAACGCTCATTGA
- a CDS encoding GntR family transcriptional regulator — protein MDYRFSPIKYNDSGHIRDSVFSILRNAILEKKLEPGERLVERNIAEQLGVSRTPVREAIRKLELERLVTHIPRKGVVVSEFTKADIIEILLIRASLEALMSNIAATKIKTKEVERLASLAQHISDEQKSGNMKKSNQLNDTFHEIIYKAAESPRLYNLFSTLREYITKFTQVAYSKPGRPEEVWQEHNEIIEALRAQDSFRAETAAKRHVENSNKAFLEMAFSQDEP, from the coding sequence ATGGACTATCGATTTTCACCGATTAAATATAATGATTCTGGACATATCCGTGATTCAGTGTTTTCCATCCTCAGGAATGCCATTCTTGAGAAAAAACTGGAACCTGGGGAAAGACTCGTAGAACGAAATATTGCGGAACAATTAGGAGTTAGCAGGACTCCTGTACGTGAAGCAATACGTAAGCTTGAATTAGAGAGACTGGTGACCCATATTCCGCGCAAAGGAGTTGTGGTTTCCGAATTTACGAAGGCCGATATTATTGAAATATTGCTCATCAGGGCTTCTTTGGAAGCGCTGATGAGCAATATAGCAGCGACCAAAATCAAAACCAAAGAGGTAGAACGTTTGGCCTCTCTCGCTCAGCACATTTCCGATGAGCAAAAAAGTGGAAACATGAAAAAATCAAATCAGTTAAATGATACGTTTCATGAGATTATCTATAAGGCCGCAGAGAGTCCGAGATTGTATAACTTATTCAGCACTTTGAGGGAATATATTACGAAGTTTACCCAAGTGGCCTACTCTAAGCCAGGGCGTCCCGAAGAGGTTTGGCAAGAACACAACGAGATTATCGAAGCCTTACGTGCGCAAGATAGTTTCAGAGCCGAAACTGCTGCGAAACGACATGTCGAGAACTCGAATAAAGCCTTTCTTGAAATGGCATTTTCCCAAGATGAACCTTAA
- a CDS encoding metallophosphoesterase family protein has protein sequence MRILHTSDWHLGRMLEGRSRIEEQIKFIDELCLLVEDEGIDLVLIAGDIFDTVNPPAIAEELFYDALNRLTAGGTRGVVAVAGNHDNPERLCAASPLAVRQGITLYGLPKDVLTPSFPGYSPEGRVVRKAAGQGWVELQIPKCPDPVILTLLPYPSESRLNEVLNSSLDEESLRQDYSKRVQELFALFGQAFRPEAVNLAMSHLFVRGGMQSESERPIQLGSAPTVEVEAMPAGAQYVALGHLHRAQVVKGTLVPTRYSGSPLAYSFSETGYAKSVVLIEAFPGKPVETHEIFLSSGYPLVKWQAKEGLAQVQRWIDEGRDSQAWIDLEVHVTNVINPQDIHSLRRQRERLINIRPVFPETEQITSEARSKLPLDELFRKFYQDKTGGAEPDQELVSMFLSLIDQDKADSKRNVSANLDCIGESAGKEAETA, from the coding sequence ATGAGGATTTTACATACTTCAGATTGGCATCTCGGGCGTATGCTTGAAGGACGCAGCAGAATTGAAGAACAAATTAAGTTTATTGATGAACTTTGTTTGCTTGTTGAAGATGAGGGCATAGACCTGGTCCTGATTGCCGGGGATATTTTTGATACGGTGAACCCGCCGGCAATTGCCGAGGAGCTCTTTTATGATGCTTTAAATCGTCTGACGGCTGGGGGAACACGAGGGGTAGTTGCGGTAGCCGGAAACCATGATAACCCGGAAAGGTTATGTGCAGCCAGTCCTCTGGCAGTACGGCAGGGTATTACGCTCTATGGCCTCCCCAAAGACGTTTTAACCCCTAGCTTTCCGGGGTATTCTCCTGAAGGCCGAGTAGTGCGCAAGGCTGCAGGCCAAGGCTGGGTTGAGTTACAGATACCCAAGTGCCCGGACCCTGTCATATTAACTCTCCTTCCTTATCCTTCGGAATCACGTCTCAATGAAGTTTTGAATTCCAGCTTAGATGAGGAAAGCTTAAGGCAAGACTATTCCAAGCGAGTTCAAGAACTATTTGCTTTATTCGGTCAGGCTTTTCGTCCGGAGGCTGTGAACTTGGCTATGAGTCATCTCTTTGTGCGTGGAGGAATGCAGTCTGAGTCCGAGCGTCCCATTCAACTTGGCAGTGCACCTACCGTTGAAGTTGAGGCAATGCCTGCCGGGGCACAATATGTGGCTTTAGGACATTTGCACCGGGCTCAGGTTGTCAAAGGGACATTGGTGCCCACCAGGTATTCCGGTTCGCCTTTAGCTTACAGTTTTTCAGAAACCGGGTATGCCAAATCTGTAGTCTTAATTGAAGCGTTTCCCGGAAAGCCTGTTGAGACTCATGAAATATTTCTTAGTTCCGGGTATCCTTTGGTAAAATGGCAGGCCAAAGAAGGTTTAGCTCAGGTACAACGCTGGATCGATGAAGGGAGAGACAGTCAAGCCTGGATCGACTTGGAAGTTCATGTAACGAATGTGATTAATCCTCAGGATATTCACAGCTTGCGTCGTCAGCGTGAACGGCTCATAAATATTCGGCCGGTCTTCCCGGAAACAGAACAAATAACTTCAGAGGCCCGTTCTAAGTTGCCTCTTGACGAACTTTTCCGCAAGTTCTATCAGGATAAAACCGGTGGAGCAGAGCCGGATCAAGAATTAGTCTCTATGTTTTTATCGTTAATTGATCAGGACAAAGCCGACAGTAAAAGGAATGTCTCCGCAAACTTGGATTGCATCGGTGAATCAGCTGGGAAGGAGGCAGAGACGGCATGA